A window of Sus scrofa isolate TJ Tabasco breed Duroc chromosome 15, Sscrofa11.1, whole genome shotgun sequence genomic DNA:
ctgggCAGTTCTGGAGAAGTGCCCTGTGCCTGTAGTACTGACCTGTGACCATAGCCAGGGCAGCAATGCAGGAGAAGGCAGAAATGTCGATGTTCATATTCTGCAAGTTGGAGGAGAATTCAACAATGGAATCAATCCATTCCCCAAAGCCACGAACACATTGCAACCTGTGCAAGACCACCCCATTGCAAAAGATGAGTTTACCCTCCACTGGGTTGGACCTGCAATTAataccaaagagagagaggggagaaaagagagagagaaaagctaaaCAACTAATTACTTGAAGAGCAATAAATGAGGGATTTAAGAGGCACCTAATTACCGAAGAGTTAATAAAATGTAGACCAGTGGACCTTGAAAGGGTTTAATTTCATAACAATGAAGAACGCCCCCTACCCCACCTCCATTTCATTCATCCAAGGTTTCTGGGCacattccttctcttttcttccttttattgactcacctctcctttctttccccctctttcATTTCCCactctgtttttctccctttccccccttttatttccttttccctcttccttttcctttcttgttcctctcttcctccattcCCAGCCTCCTggattgcccccccccccattaccTGTATGCTAATCGCAGCACAAATAGTTCTAAGAAAGCCGATTCGAAAAGCAGGTCCTGGTCGGCTTTGGGCAGGTCCGCAAAGCCCGGGATCTTCTCCGCCCAGCCTCTGATGATCTCCATGGAGCCAGTCAGGAGATCATAGAATTGCTGGATATGCTGGGTGTCATCTCCACTCATCTGATAGTCAGGGTTCGCCTGGAActggaatttcattttaaaaagcacttaatgaggttctctaaaatatataaccCGTGAAATTGCTAACCTCGTTTCTAGTAGGGGAGCCAGGTTTTTATAACAATTAAACCTCTCTCTGACCAGTAAGAAAATTAGATGTTCCGGGGCAATTAATTCAATTAGGGATGGTGCTATGAGGTCGCtgctttaaatatgtaaattaccATTTCCATACAGACTAAATACAGTGCCAACCAGCCCTGGGAAACATTCACTCTTATCTCCACAAAACAATTGACACGTTAGTATTCATGCCAATCCCAGAGTGGGTCTTGAGCAGAGACGCCCTTTGCAAATCTTAATAAAATTGCAGTGGCTTCTAGGTTTGCTTGACATACTTCCTCCAATTAAAGCCCGCACATTTCTCACAGCTGGGGTAAAAGAGAATCTGACCACttgatcccccacccactgctaTTGCTTAtaccctctcttcccctcccccgacccccaagCAGGCATCCCTCACCCTGATGGCGCCTGAGTGGATGGGGATTAAAGCATCTCTATGGAGGATTGGGGGTAGTCCCCAAGTGGGGGCATTTGGCACAGCCTTCGGTTTGGGCATCAGAGGCGTTAGGGTATGAGTATGTATATGTCCACGGTGGTACTGGGAAGGGGCCTCACAGAGGTTTGACCACTGTGGCCTGgcctctcttcctgcctccaccctGTCCTCAGGTCTCCACTCCCAGCCTCATTCTGTCTTACTCAGGCCCTGCCCAGAGCTGTGAAGCCACAGTCTTGCCTGCCTCCCTTATCCCTTGGGTCTGGGGGTTAGTGATGGGTATGGGGAAGGGGTCCTGCCCATCTGTTGGTTTGTCCGCAAGATAGCCCCACCAGCTTCTTACCCTGGAATAGTCCAGGCTGGTCATAGCCGGGTTGGAGTCGACATGGGCCCTGACGAGGGCACTGATCAGACTCACCGGGGGCGAGGGGGGAGAGGGCTCCTGTGGGCTCTTCGGTTTCGAGGGTAAACGACCTCTCCGGCCTTTTAAACTGTCCGTTCGAACCACTGCAAAGGAATAGCCGGGTGAGCTCCGCTTCCCCAAACGGTACCCAGCTGCCTCCTGGATCCCTCCGGGGGGAAAGACTGCGGCCTCAGGCGCACCGGCCGGGCGGCAAAGGGTCCCACTGCTTGTAACATCTTTACTGATGAGAAGCATAAAAAATGCAGGGTTGTTTTATATCCTCTTCCAAATGGGTCGTATAGTTAAAGTCAAGAAGGGCCTGGCGGCTTTCTCTAGGGCAGGATGGGCAAGCAGGCAGCCCGGTCTTAGAGGCCAGAAGCGAGTGGGGTTTCTCTCACCCGCCTCGGCTCTGGGAAGAGGAAAGTGGGGTTGGGGTAGGAGCAGCAGTTGCCCTAGGGAgcagactggggggggggggtgccgcTTGCCCAACCTACCTTCTTTGACCATCCCAACAGCCAGGCACTTCTGAAATCGGCAGTACTGACAACGATTCCGGCGCCGCTTGTCCACTGGGCAGTTTTTATTTGCTAGACACACGTATTTCGCGTTTTTTTGCACCGTGCGCTGCAAAGGGAGACAATAGAGGCCGaaacaatttattttgaaaatccaACAATCAAGGGAATCCAGACACAGAACCGCCATgatccacacacacactccccacaaacaaacacatacacaactcctttttaatttttgtccttttccttgtctttctcttctttttcctcccccagggcatttaacagaagaaaattgaTAGCGTTAACATTTGAGCTAACCTTGCCGCTCCTTGCTGTGTTTTATATgccaagagaaagagaaggagacgCTCAGTAAATACAAATCCGTGGGCATTCATATTATTTACATTCCTTAGAGACCTtctctatttaaaatgataaGATTATTCAATCAGGATGGCGAAATAAAGAGATCACTTAATTTGACCATAGGGAATTCTGTTCCACTTGGTTAGCTCAGACACGGTTCTCTGTCCTAACCAATTTCAATCTGAACAGAGAAGACAGCTCCTAGCACATGCAAATGACCCTCTTCCAACTCAGCTACAGCAACTTCGGGCGGGGGCCTGCTGGGTCGGCTGCTTTCCGGGGATGAGACCTCGGGTCTTCCCGTCTTCCCAGTCCCCTTTCTCAGGCACCCAGAAGCCCCCGCAGCAGCCCAGGGTCGCCTGCAGGGCAGCCTCCACGGACCCCGGGAGTCGGAAGGTCAGAGATCAGCTGGGGCCAGACGCCTGCACCCCGGCGGAGAGTACTCTCTGAGGCTCTGGGCACTAGGGGGCCCCTACCTGTCTCCTCAGTCCCGGTTCTGGCTCACCTTAAAGAACCCTTTGCAACCCTCACAGGTGCGCACGCCGTAGTGCTGGCAGGCCGCGTTGTCCCCGCACACGGCGCACAGCCCCTCATTGGAGGGGGAGCCCCGCGACGGTGGCGAGGGCACCTGCGTGTCGAGCAGCTGCGACGCGTGGCTGATCTGCAGGCCGGGGAAGCCCATGGACGCGGGCTTTCGGATGGGGTTGGGCACAGCGAACGTCTGCCCGTCCACCACGTGGTGGCTGCCCGCCGGCTCTGGGTTCATGGGAACGTGCAGGGGCCCGTCGAAGCGCATCTGGCAGCTAGACACGGGGGTGCCGGGGGGCGACTGCttaaaggagaagagggagaggcgGGAGACCGGCGTTTTCCTCTGCTCGATCATGTGCGTGGTGGCCACGTAGTTCTGGTGGAAGTTGTGGAGCGAGCCTGGGTCGTCCCACATGGGGCTGTGCTGCACCTGGAAGCCCGGGGTGGTGGGCGTCGGGGGCGAGGAGGGCTTGTAGTAAACCGACCCGGAGTGCGGCATCATCTCCTCGGACTGGGGGGGCAGGTGGCTGTGTTGCTGGTAGTTGTGCATCTGAATGTCTTCTACCTTAATGGAGGACTGCTGTCCGGACAGGGGCATTTGGTACAAGCAAGGTGGCTTGACGTCGTAGCCTGTGCTGTAGTTGTCCATAAAGGTACTGAAGCTGGGGAGAGAAGTGGTGGCAGTGATTTCAGTGTTGGTGAGGTCCATGCTAAAC
This region includes:
- the NR4A2 gene encoding nuclear receptor subfamily 4 group A member 2 isoform X2, encoding MPCVQAQYGSSPQGASPASQSYSYHSSGEYSSDFLTPEFVKFSMDLTNTEITATTSLPSFSTFMDNYSTGYDVKPPCLYQMPLSGQQSSIKVEDIQMHNYQQHSHLPPQSEEMMPHSGSVYYKPSSPPTPTTPGFQVQHSPMWDDPGSLHNFHQNYVATTHMIEQRKTPVSRLSLFSFKQSPPGTPVSSCQMRFDGPLHVPMNPEPAGSHHVVDGQTFAVPNPIRKPASMGFPGLQISHASQLLDTQVPSPPSRGSPSNEGLCAVCGDNAACQHYGVRTCEGCKGFFKRTVQKNAKYVCLANKNCPVDKRRRNRCQYCRFQKCLAVGMVKEVVRTDSLKGRRGRLPSKPKSPQEPSPPSPPVSLISALVRAHVDSNPAMTSLDYSRFQANPDYQMSGDDTQHIQQFYDLLTGSMEIIRGWAEKIPGFADLPKADQDLLFESAFLELFVLRLAYRSNPVEGKLIFCNGVVLHRLQCVRGFGEWIDSIVEFSSNLQNMNIDISAFSCIAALAMVTERHGLKEPKRVEELQNKIVNCLKDHVTFNNGGLNRPNYLSKLLGKLPELRTLCTQGLQRIFYLKLEDLVPPPAIIDKLFLDTLPF
- the NR4A2 gene encoding nuclear receptor subfamily 4 group A member 2 isoform X1: MNEERRGELLTMPCVQAQYGSSPQGASPASQSYSYHSSGEYSSDFLTPEFVKFSMDLTNTEITATTSLPSFSTFMDNYSTGYDVKPPCLYQMPLSGQQSSIKVEDIQMHNYQQHSHLPPQSEEMMPHSGSVYYKPSSPPTPTTPGFQVQHSPMWDDPGSLHNFHQNYVATTHMIEQRKTPVSRLSLFSFKQSPPGTPVSSCQMRFDGPLHVPMNPEPAGSHHVVDGQTFAVPNPIRKPASMGFPGLQISHASQLLDTQVPSPPSRGSPSNEGLCAVCGDNAACQHYGVRTCEGCKGFFKRTVQKNAKYVCLANKNCPVDKRRRNRCQYCRFQKCLAVGMVKEVVRTDSLKGRRGRLPSKPKSPQEPSPPSPPVSLISALVRAHVDSNPAMTSLDYSRFQANPDYQMSGDDTQHIQQFYDLLTGSMEIIRGWAEKIPGFADLPKADQDLLFESAFLELFVLRLAYRSNPVEGKLIFCNGVVLHRLQCVRGFGEWIDSIVEFSSNLQNMNIDISAFSCIAALAMVTERHGLKEPKRVEELQNKIVNCLKDHVTFNNGGLNRPNYLSKLLGKLPELRTLCTQGLQRIFYLKLEDLVPPPAIIDKLFLDTLPF
- the NR4A2 gene encoding nuclear receptor subfamily 4 group A member 2 isoform X3, whose translation is MDNYSTGYDVKPPCLYQMPLSGQQSSIKVEDIQMHNYQQHSHLPPQSEEMMPHSGSVYYKPSSPPTPTTPGFQVQHSPMWDDPGSLHNFHQNYVATTHMIEQRKTPVSRLSLFSFKQSPPGTPVSSCQMRFDGPLHVPMNPEPAGSHHVVDGQTFAVPNPIRKPASMGFPGLQISHASQLLDTQVPSPPSRGSPSNEGLCAVCGDNAACQHYGVRTCEGCKGFFKRTVQKNAKYVCLANKNCPVDKRRRNRCQYCRFQKCLAVGMVKEVVRTDSLKGRRGRLPSKPKSPQEPSPPSPPVSLISALVRAHVDSNPAMTSLDYSRFQANPDYQMSGDDTQHIQQFYDLLTGSMEIIRGWAEKIPGFADLPKADQDLLFESAFLELFVLRLAYRSNPVEGKLIFCNGVVLHRLQCVRGFGEWIDSIVEFSSNLQNMNIDISAFSCIAALAMVTERHGLKEPKRVEELQNKIVNCLKDHVTFNNGGLNRPNYLSKLLGKLPELRTLCTQGLQRIFYLKLEDLVPPPAIIDKLFLDTLPF
- the NR4A2 gene encoding nuclear receptor subfamily 4 group A member 2 (The RefSeq protein has 2 substitutions compared to this genomic sequence), which codes for MPCVQAQYGSSPQGASPASQSYSYHSSGEYSSDFLTPEFVKFSMDLTNTEITATTSLPSFSTFMDNYSTGYDVKPPCLYQMPLSGQQSSIKVEDIQMHNYQQHSHLPPQSEEMMPHSGSVYYKPSSPPTPTTPGFQVQHSPMWDDPGSLHNFHQNYVATTHMIEQRKTPVSRLSLFSFKQSPPGTPVSSCQMRFDGPLHVPMNPEPAGSHHVVDGQTFAVPNPIRKPASMGFPGLQIGHASQLLDTQVPSPPSRGSPSNEGLCAVCGDNAACQHYGVRTCEGCKGFFKRTVQKNAKYVCLANKNCPVDKRRRNRCQYCRFQKCLAVGMVKEVVRTDSLKGRRGRLPSKPKSPQEPSPPSPPVSLISALVRAHVDSNPAMTSLDYSRFQANPDYQMSGDDTQHIQQFYDLLTGSMEIIRGWAEKIPGFADLPKADQDLLFESAFLELFVLRLAYRSNPVEGKLIFCNGVVLHRLQCVRGFGEWIDSIVEFSSNLQNMNIDISAFSCIAALAMVTERHGLKEPKRVEELQNKIVNCLKDHVTFNNGGLNRPNYLSKLLGKLPELRTLCTQGLQRIFYLKLEDLVPPPAIIDKPFLDTLPF